One segment of Theobroma cacao cultivar B97-61/B2 chromosome 9, Criollo_cocoa_genome_V2, whole genome shotgun sequence DNA contains the following:
- the LOC108663309 gene encoding uncharacterized protein LOC108663309 gives MDYIFYIYDATDNQWTTMQYPYDHLLNRTGDYCLHVQDNGFLVTGPGHPFVINCGSQSFETFPVDAPNSEEYSKAHDLDKDFHICQWNLFHLKDKKFFFVVLCADYMNYKSYARLGTFDMDDDFGSDVSEAKHFKMAGYGNVSDAKRFKMAGYSVTNMKFKSIGLADCIRLLPYMVSCKIGAFSLC, from the exons atggattatatattttatatttatgatgCCACGGACAATCAATGGACCACAATGCAATATCCCTATGATCATCTGCTTAATAGGACCGGTGACTACTGCCTCCATGTACAGGACAATGGTTTCTTGGTAACCGGACCGGGCCATCCTTTTGTGATTAATTGTGGGTCTCAATCTTTTGAAACCTTTCCAGTAGATGCTCCAAATTCTGAAGAGTATTCTAAGGCACATGATTTAGATAAAGATTTTCATATCTGTCAATGGAATTTATTCCATTTAAAGGACAAAAAGTTCTTTTTCGTTGTCTTATGCGCTGATTATATGAATTATAAATCTTATGCCCGGCTTGGCACTTTTGATATGGATGATGACTTTGGATCTGACGTATCTGAGGCCAAGCATTTCAAGATGGCTGGATATGGTAATGTGTCTGATGCCAAGCGTTTCAAGATGGCTGGATACAGTGTTACCAATATGAAATTCAAGTCTATTGGTTTAGCAGATTGTATACGTTTACTGCCTTATATGGTCTCCTGTAAAAT AGGGGCGTTTTCTTTATGCTGA